Within the Fervidobacterium gondwanense DSM 13020 genome, the region AATCTGTGATGTATTTACTCGATAGTATCCTTGAATCGAGCCCCGTTACTGGATCGTAAATGTTTGGGTCAAGGATATTTAGTACAATCGGAGAGAGTGCGCCGAATATACCGAATGCTATTATTGCCCAAAGACCGAACATTCCCATCTTGCTTTCTCTGAATAGAGCCCAATTCTTCTTGAAATTCTTTATGAATAGTTTAAACTTGATTTTTGCAATTGATTCGCGTGCTTGATTATTATTTATTTGAGCCATTATCCTCACCTCACTTAATATCTGATTCGTGGGTCTAAGAATGCATACAATATATCGGCAACCAAGTGGGCAAAGAGTACGAGAACACCTGTAAAGACAAGACAACCTATTGCAAGTGGTGTGTCTTGCGATGTGGTCGCTTCAAGTAAGGTAAGTCCCATACCTTTCCAAGAGAACATCGTTTCTGTAATGACACCACCACTTACAGTCGATGCAAGCCCGATGACAAAGCTCGTCATGAGAGGTAATAGTGCTGTCCTTGCTGCGTGCTTGTCTCTGATAACTTTGTCTGGTAAGCCTTTAGCTCGGGCTGTTGTTATGTAGTCTTCTTTAATAACTTCGAGCATCGTGTCTCTCATGACCAACATATCACCAGCAAAGTGCAGTGTAACAAGCGCTATGACTGGAAGTGCGAGATGGTAAACTATATCGAGAGCGTAGGTTCCCATTTTGTTAGTTGCCCAATACAGTATCGCCAGAACAATACCTAACGCGACAAAAGACCATATTGCTGTTTTCTTCGCCTTAATAGTTTTTAGTTTAGAAGCAACCGCAACACCAAGTATCCACATTACTAACAAGAAGAGTTCAGTCCACAAAAGCTTCAAGAATACGTCTTGAGCACTGAAAGGAGCATCAAACCATTTTGATGGGGTTATGAATCCAGAAAGCGGGAACCATTTTAATGTAACACCGAATAGCCATATTATTATGAGCATGTAAAACGGGGTGAATATTGTCCAGAATACTATACCTACAAACGTTGCAGCCTTGTCTACCAAACCACCTCGTTTCCATGCAATTCTTTTTCCAAGGTCAAACCCTAAAAGGAACGAAAGAACAGAACTTGCCAAGAACAAGAACAATGTTCGTGGTAATCTCTCTGCAATTATCTCTTCAACCTTTTTTGGATATTCGCTAAACGATATTCCCATTTCCAAGTTAAAGAAATTCTTCATGTGCTTATAGTACTTAACATACCACGGGTCATCTACTCCGAACATCTTTTTAATTCTCTCGTACATCTCTGGATTTCTCATGATTTTTGGATCCAAAAATTTAGTAGTATAGTCACCTGGCATGGCAAGGAAGATAAAGAAGACAAGTGTTACATATATAACAAGTAACAACACTATTTGTGCAACTCTGTTTCGAATGAACTTCGCCAATCCCGGTAAGTCAAATGCATAAAAATAGACGATTGGTGCGATTATAAAATTAAATCTTGGGCTGAAAAGGTAAAGGTATTTAATGTTGAAAAGTGCACCATAGTACAATAAAATACTGATTGCTAAGAAAATATAATTTTTCGGCTTTTTACCCTTCCATAGCGAAAAGTAAACACCTACTGCAGGGATAAGAACAGCGAATATAAACAACTCCAGACCGCTCATCTTCACCTCTCCTTTTTGTCTATTATCTTTTAAAGAGTCGTTAGAGGACGTTTGTTATCCTTTCATTTAATAGTCCCCCCTGAACGGGGGGACAGTAACGTATTCAATTTCGCTTTTAAAAATTTCAAACTATATGACGATTATTGAACTTTTCTTACTCCTTCTGGGAATCCATAATAACCTTGTATACCATCAAGCATGTTGTCGAATGGGAATTTGATCGATGTTCTGTATGCTTCGATCATTGGATTCGTGAAGAGGATTATGTATGGAAGATCTTCAGCAAGCAATCTCTGCGCTTCGAATATTGCTTTTCTTGCCTGTTCAAATGTGTCAGCGTATTCAAATTCTTCGACAAGTGCGTCGAATTCTGGGTTGTTGTAACCAGGTGTGTTGAAGCCTTCTGGTGCCATTTCTGAGCTATGCCAGAATGATTTGAAGTATGTTGGAACTCTTCCGATACCCCAACCAAGCATGTACATATCAAAGTCAACATCATCAAATGCTTTTGTGACGATTTCGTTGAAGTCTGTGAGTTTTAGGTTAAGAGGAATACCGATGTTTTTTGCCCACTGTTCGATGTACATAGCTGTCTGTGCTCTCATTGGGTCGTAGTCCATACCAGGTGACATAAGTGTGACTGTTGGTACTGCCTTTCCATCTGGACCTTTCAAGCCTTTACCAGGCGTTTTAATTGGGTTCTTCGTATCTTTTGGATCTATAACTGGTTCTGTATCCCATTTGAACCCTGCTTTCTTGAGCAAGCTGACTGCAAGTTGATATCTTTCACCCATGCTCAAGCCTTCACCAATCGTCTTCACGGCTGAGTTGTACCAGAAGCTGTTTGCCGGTGGAACTGGCGTTGCAAGTGGAATCGCTCTGCCTTGGAGAACTTGGTTACAGATGAAGTCGCGGTCGATAAGTGCAGCTATCGCCTGTCTGAATTCTTTCACGTTCATTGGGAATTTCCTCATGTTGAATGCGAGGTATCTGAAGCCAAGTTGTGGGTTGGAGACAACCTTTATGTCTTTCTGCCCTTTGAGTTGTTCCGCTTCTCCTGCTGTCAATCCAACCGGGTTGAAAATGTAGTCGATGTCACCTGCGAT harbors:
- a CDS encoding ABC transporter permease, with translation MSGLELFIFAVLIPAVGVYFSLWKGKKPKNYIFLAISILLYYGALFNIKYLYLFSPRFNFIIAPIVYFYAFDLPGLAKFIRNRVAQIVLLLVIYVTLVFFIFLAMPGDYTTKFLDPKIMRNPEMYERIKKMFGVDDPWYVKYYKHMKNFFNLEMGISFSEYPKKVEEIIAERLPRTLFLFLASSVLSFLLGFDLGKRIAWKRGGLVDKAATFVGIVFWTIFTPFYMLIIIWLFGVTLKWFPLSGFITPSKWFDAPFSAQDVFLKLLWTELFLLVMWILGVAVASKLKTIKAKKTAIWSFVALGIVLAILYWATNKMGTYALDIVYHLALPVIALVTLHFAGDMLVMRDTMLEVIKEDYITTARAKGLPDKVIRDKHAARTALLPLMTSFVIGLASTVSGGVITETMFSWKGMGLTLLEATTSQDTPLAIGCLVFTGVLVLFAHLVADILYAFLDPRIRY
- a CDS encoding ABC transporter substrate-binding protein — translated: MKKVLVALFVLAALSLFAVQINYGIFADLTTTNIWNLLGSGSSSWNFAVQLWKYPSLLGMNKEGQLIPSAAAEIPKIVKEGNMYTVTVKLRKDMRWSNGAPFTADDVVFTYSTVKEMEIPGGNWGGAYEPEKVEKIDQWTVKFYFKEKKTMTIYYDTLMTAIVCSNYWKPIVDKAKKQKDPVRWLLSQEVIDPGITALNLGKVEKGAFVQVVKQIANDKYWSYGEKNIYYKNGGFSIVNPKTGFKWSTDNPKPAGDVALEVVNGPFVDTIVYKIYGNKQVAIQALIAGDIDYIFNPVGLTAGEAEQLKGQKDIKVVSNPQLGFRYLAFNMRKFPMNVKEFRQAIAALIDRDFICNQVLQGRAIPLATPVPPANSFWYNSAVKTIGEGLSMGERYQLAVSLLKKAGFKWDTEPVIDPKDTKNPIKTPGKGLKGPDGKAVPTVTLMSPGMDYDPMRAQTAMYIEQWAKNIGIPLNLKLTDFNEIVTKAFDDVDFDMYMLGWGIGRVPTYFKSFWHSSEMAPEGFNTPGYNNPEFDALVEEFEYADTFEQARKAIFEAQRLLAEDLPYIILFTNPMIEAYRTSIKFPFDNMLDGIQGYYGFPEGVRKVQ